A genomic window from Exiguobacterium acetylicum DSM 20416 includes:
- a CDS encoding SDR family oxidoreductase — translation MREEQFEAMHQEARGQTQEQQPGVEYAMKPEPIYDDPDYVGSGKLTGKVALITGGDSGIGRAVAVAYAKEGANVAIVYLNEGKDAEKTKSLIEGYGVKALKIAKDVSQPENAQEIIDTVIAEFGQLNIVVNNAGKQFPQDDFLSITPDQLKETFETNVFSMFYLIQAALPHLHKEDAIINTSSVTAYRGAPTLIDYSATKGAITTLTRSLASSLIEKGIRVNAVAPGPIWTPLIPATFSKEKVESHGEDTLMKRRGQPSENAPAYVYLASRDSSYITGQTIHINGGDYITS, via the coding sequence ATGAGAGAAGAACAGTTCGAAGCGATGCATCAAGAAGCACGAGGGCAGACGCAGGAACAACAACCCGGTGTCGAGTATGCCATGAAACCAGAACCGATTTACGATGATCCGGACTATGTCGGTTCAGGAAAACTGACGGGGAAGGTCGCGCTGATCACGGGCGGGGATAGTGGAATCGGTCGTGCCGTTGCTGTCGCTTATGCGAAAGAAGGGGCAAACGTCGCGATCGTTTACTTAAATGAGGGGAAAGACGCGGAAAAGACGAAATCGTTGATTGAAGGCTACGGGGTCAAAGCCTTAAAAATCGCAAAAGATGTCAGTCAACCGGAAAATGCACAAGAGATCATCGATACGGTCATTGCGGAATTCGGTCAATTGAACATTGTCGTCAATAATGCCGGGAAACAATTCCCGCAGGATGATTTTCTTTCGATTACACCAGATCAATTGAAGGAAACGTTCGAGACGAATGTCTTTTCGATGTTCTATTTGATTCAAGCGGCGCTTCCGCATTTGCATAAAGAAGATGCAATCATCAATACCTCATCGGTGACGGCTTATCGTGGGGCACCGACGTTGATCGATTACTCAGCCACAAAAGGGGCAATTACGACATTAACACGTTCACTCGCCTCGAGCTTGATTGAGAAGGGAATCCGCGTTAATGCCGTCGCACCCGGTCCGATTTGGACGCCACTCATTCCGGCGACGTTCTCGAAGGAGAAAGTCGAGTCGCATGGGGAAGATACATTAATGAAACGCCGGGGACAACCGTCGGAAAATGCACCGGCTTATGTCTATCTGGCTTCTCGCGATTCAAGTTACATCACGGGTCAGACGATTCATATCAATGGCGGCGATTACATCACGTCTTAA
- a CDS encoding DoxX family membrane protein: MKALHIIGLGLLTIIRLWLGIQWFIAGIGKYINGFDAKPFLEGALAKSTGEDALVSSWYATWIEQLALPNVGLINALIPFAELVVGILLILSLLTVPALVVGSIMNLNYLLAGTIALNPLFLAASIALLAAGRFAYHIGIDHWIMRWYRSSQQPHPLDRIPV; the protein is encoded by the coding sequence GTGAAAGCATTACACATCATCGGTCTCGGTCTATTGACGATCATCCGACTCTGGCTCGGAATCCAGTGGTTCATCGCCGGAATCGGTAAGTACATTAATGGCTTCGATGCGAAGCCGTTTCTCGAAGGAGCGCTTGCGAAGTCAACTGGCGAAGACGCACTCGTCAGTTCGTGGTATGCGACGTGGATCGAGCAACTCGCCTTACCGAACGTCGGGCTGATCAACGCCTTGATTCCGTTCGCGGAACTCGTCGTCGGGATCCTGTTGATTCTTAGTCTGTTGACGGTTCCTGCACTGGTCGTCGGAAGCATCATGAATCTCAATTACTTACTCGCTGGGACGATTGCGTTAAACCCATTGTTCCTAGCAGCGTCAATCGCCTTACTGGCTGCAGGACGCTTTGCGTATCATATCGGTATCGATCACTGGATCATGCGCTGGTATCGTTCGTCGCAGCAACCGCATCCCCTTGACCGGATTCCAGTCTAA
- a CDS encoding GntR family transcriptional regulator, translating to MQFDQRSPVYLQVVRWFKQRIATEELQSGQEIPSRREIAAQLGINPNTAQKAYKEMEEQQLITTERNVPSKITRDPQVVQKVRAEMLEEAVSEFIDAVKAIQIPLDEVVSKIETVYQETERRKIDA from the coding sequence ATGCAGTTCGACCAAAGAAGCCCGGTGTATCTGCAGGTCGTCCGTTGGTTCAAACAACGAATCGCGACCGAGGAATTGCAAAGCGGGCAAGAGATCCCGTCCCGCCGCGAAATCGCCGCACAGCTCGGAATCAATCCGAATACCGCACAAAAAGCATACAAAGAGATGGAGGAGCAGCAATTGATTACGACAGAACGGAATGTCCCGAGTAAGATTACACGCGATCCACAAGTTGTCCAAAAAGTACGTGCTGAGATGCTGGAAGAAGCCGTCTCTGAATTCATCGATGCCGTCAAAGCGATTCAAATTCCACTCGACGAGGTCGTCTCGAAGATCGAGACGGTGTATCAGGAAACGGAACGGAGGAAGATCGATGCTTGA
- a CDS encoding FAD-dependent oxidoreductase: MTNHIIIGGGVIGLTLAYGLACQNESVVVLERGAGGQGTSRAAAGMLATDIELREELHALAARSRRLYPLLARRLERETGIDCGYREQPFLLKRKGREHLFPVVGQIDPRRLTTALIYALRKRGVPIEEQVEVTHIEENVDFIRIESNAGIWTGRTVTVAAGRGSQALLDTAGISIATYGVKGECLAVRLAGQPLRSILFDAAVYLVPKADGRILIGATELPHDETVGVSVAGVTSLLQAAERLYPPIRDAVIEEVWSGVRPQTVSGLPYIGVAASSRRIFLATGHHRHGILLAPATAEVLANTLRLIQKEEVR, from the coding sequence ATGACGAATCACATCATCATCGGCGGTGGAGTCATCGGTTTGACGCTTGCTTACGGTCTCGCCTGTCAGAATGAATCCGTCGTCGTCTTAGAACGCGGAGCAGGTGGACAAGGAACGAGTCGCGCGGCTGCCGGGATGCTTGCGACGGACATCGAGCTCAGAGAGGAATTGCATGCACTTGCCGCGCGAAGCCGTCGTCTGTATCCGCTGCTTGCACGTCGTCTCGAGCGAGAAACAGGCATCGATTGTGGATACCGGGAACAACCATTTTTGTTAAAGCGTAAAGGGCGCGAGCATCTGTTTCCAGTGGTCGGTCAAATCGATCCACGACGACTGACGACTGCATTGATATATGCCTTACGAAAGCGTGGGGTACCAATCGAAGAACAGGTGGAGGTCACACATATCGAAGAGAACGTTGACTTCATCAGGATCGAATCGAATGCGGGAATCTGGACCGGACGAACGGTGACGGTCGCTGCCGGACGGGGTTCGCAAGCCTTGCTCGATACAGCCGGCATTTCGATTGCGACATATGGGGTCAAAGGGGAGTGTCTCGCAGTCCGTCTCGCGGGCCAGCCGTTACGCTCGATCCTGTTTGACGCCGCCGTCTACCTCGTGCCAAAAGCTGACGGACGGATTTTGATCGGTGCGACCGAACTACCGCACGACGAGACGGTCGGCGTCAGTGTCGCAGGGGTCACGTCATTGCTTCAAGCAGCAGAACGACTTTATCCACCGATTCGTGACGCGGTCATCGAAGAAGTCTGGTCCGGTGTACGACCGCAAACGGTGTCCGGCTTGCCATATATCGGAGTTGCCGCGTCTTCTCGTCGGATCTTCCTAGCGACCGGGCATCATCGGCATGGCATATTACTCGCACCGGCGACAGCGGAAGTCTTGGCAAATACATTACGGTTGATCCAGAAGGAGGAAGTCCGATGA
- the nagZ gene encoding beta-N-acetylhexosaminidase — MKKVVLIGCLLLAGCAQETTEPTKPSQSETKQPTEEKKPKPEPTKEERQQARLKQQLKTMSTSEKIDQLLYIGVAGTELSAADRNLLQTHAIGGVLLLGGNITSEEQLLTFTRAIQETNQKPYAFVGIDEEGGRVSRVPDQRLRLPTSQRIAQGADAAKMEDVGRTLGHLSQFYGFNMDFAPVLDVNSNPNNPIIGDRALSADPNTVATLGTALMHGMQETGTIPVVKHFPGHGNTSVDSHVGLPKVTASKEELKRTELLPFQEAIQEGAEMVMVAHILYPAYDDMNPSSLSKPILTDLLRQQLGFNGVIITDDLVMGAITKQYGLAEAARQSLVNGADMAMFSEAGAYTKVHAEVMQAVKDKTLTPEMLDAKVMRILKLKKTYADSQEQQRPTKSELIQQVEALN; from the coding sequence GTGAAGAAAGTCGTACTGATCGGTTGCCTGTTGCTTGCAGGGTGTGCGCAGGAGACGACGGAACCAACGAAACCATCACAATCGGAAACGAAGCAACCGACAGAAGAAAAGAAACCGAAACCTGAGCCAACGAAAGAGGAACGACAACAAGCACGATTAAAGCAGCAACTTAAAACGATGTCGACGTCAGAAAAGATCGATCAACTGCTCTACATCGGAGTCGCCGGCACGGAACTTTCAGCAGCTGACCGAAATTTGTTACAGACGCATGCGATTGGCGGGGTCTTATTGCTCGGCGGAAACATTACGTCGGAAGAGCAACTCTTGACGTTCACGCGTGCGATTCAAGAGACGAACCAAAAACCGTATGCGTTCGTCGGGATTGATGAAGAAGGCGGACGCGTCAGCCGGGTACCGGATCAACGATTACGGTTACCGACGAGTCAACGGATAGCGCAAGGAGCAGATGCTGCGAAAATGGAAGACGTCGGACGTACGCTCGGTCATTTGTCACAATTTTATGGCTTCAACATGGACTTCGCGCCGGTCCTTGACGTCAACAGTAATCCGAACAATCCGATCATCGGCGACCGTGCGTTAAGTGCTGATCCGAATACCGTCGCGACGCTTGGTACGGCCCTGATGCACGGGATGCAGGAGACGGGAACGATTCCGGTCGTCAAACATTTTCCCGGTCACGGCAATACGAGTGTCGATTCCCATGTCGGGCTACCGAAAGTGACGGCATCAAAGGAAGAATTGAAGCGGACGGAGCTGTTACCGTTCCAAGAAGCGATTCAAGAGGGCGCCGAGATGGTGATGGTCGCCCATATTCTCTATCCCGCGTATGACGATATGAATCCGTCCTCGCTCTCAAAGCCGATCTTGACTGACCTCTTGCGTCAACAACTCGGATTCAACGGTGTCATCATCACGGATGATCTCGTCATGGGGGCGATCACGAAACAATATGGTCTCGCAGAAGCGGCACGTCAGTCGCTCGTCAATGGAGCTGATATGGCGATGTTTTCAGAGGCAGGTGCTTACACAAAGGTCCATGCTGAAGTGATGCAAGCCGTCAAAGACAAAACGCTGACGCCGGAGATGCTCGATGCTAAAGTAATGCGCATCCTGAAGCTAAAGAAGACGTATGCCGACAGCCAAGAGCAACAGCGACCGACGAAATCGGAGCTGATTCAGCAAGTGGAAGCGCTCAACTAG
- a CDS encoding NUDIX hydrolase has product MDLTFTVNQKKLNIRAVALLIQDGHLLIHRQGEDDFWSLPGGRVQFGENGAKAIERELVEELGQSIEPPVFRFLHENFFGYADHEFHELGLFYEVVCKKPLPLLTEDFYGPEGEGLTYRFVPFDKLDQYTLYPSELSNMLQTNVFPTLLTNDI; this is encoded by the coding sequence ATGGATTTGACGTTTACAGTAAATCAAAAAAAGCTTAACATTCGCGCAGTGGCGCTACTCATCCAAGACGGACATCTCTTGATTCATCGTCAAGGAGAAGATGATTTTTGGTCATTACCGGGAGGACGTGTCCAGTTCGGTGAAAATGGTGCCAAAGCGATTGAACGTGAATTAGTAGAAGAACTCGGTCAGTCGATTGAGCCACCGGTCTTCCGTTTCCTGCATGAAAATTTCTTTGGGTACGCTGATCACGAGTTTCATGAACTAGGATTGTTTTATGAAGTCGTTTGCAAAAAACCGCTGCCTTTATTAACAGAGGATTTTTACGGTCCAGAAGGTGAAGGGTTGACGTATCGCTTCGTTCCGTTTGACAAACTGGATCAGTATACATTGTATCCAAGTGAACTATCAAACATGCTCCAAACGAATGTATTCCCGACACTGTTGACGAATGACATCTGA
- a CDS encoding thiamine phosphate synthase, producing MMRLHLISTGSINPLDEIKTFQSLQPYTDQLHLREPNLSAAELLDLIEALLTHGYSPDQLTVHDRVDVAHVAGIGVQLTRRSLRVRDVRRHFPNLVIGKSVHSLAEALAAEAEGADRLLYGHIYPTESKPDVPPRGIDALKQVVTFTTKPVIAIGGITPERMPEIAATGVTGIAVLSGILGQSDPLAAVKHYQGVRV from the coding sequence ATGATGCGTTTACATCTGATTTCGACGGGATCCATTAATCCGCTTGACGAAATAAAGACCTTTCAATCGCTTCAACCTTATACGGATCAGCTGCATCTACGAGAACCGAACTTATCGGCGGCAGAATTACTTGATCTGATTGAAGCGCTCCTTACACATGGTTATTCGCCTGATCAGTTAACGGTTCATGATCGGGTCGACGTCGCCCATGTCGCCGGCATCGGTGTGCAGCTGACGCGACGGTCCTTGCGTGTCCGCGATGTGCGACGTCATTTTCCGAATCTCGTCATCGGGAAATCGGTCCATTCACTAGCAGAGGCACTGGCAGCAGAAGCGGAAGGAGCCGACCGACTGCTGTACGGTCATATTTATCCGACAGAGTCGAAGCCGGACGTGCCACCACGAGGTATTGACGCCTTGAAGCAAGTCGTCACCTTCACGACGAAACCAGTCATTGCGATCGGTGGGATTACACCAGAACGCATGCCTGAAATCGCAGCGACCGGTGTAACCGGAATCGCCGTCTTATCGGGTATTCTCGGTCAATCGGATCCACTCGCCGCCGTCAAGCATTATCAGGGGGTACGGGTATGA
- the thiS gene encoding sulfur carrier protein ThiS produces MNITINGNDHTIEQIETIEDMLTQLGLGEKLVIVEQNRQIIDRMAYGQTVVRDNDTFEIVHFVGGG; encoded by the coding sequence ATGAACATTACGATTAATGGCAATGACCACACGATCGAGCAGATTGAAACGATCGAGGACATGCTCACACAACTCGGCTTAGGGGAAAAGCTCGTCATCGTCGAACAGAATCGACAAATCATCGATCGCATGGCGTACGGTCAGACAGTCGTTCGGGACAATGACACATTTGAAATCGTTCATTTCGTAGGAGGAGGATAA
- a CDS encoding MFS transporter, with protein MSPTTRLSRRDWLLIATLSLLTFVLGTSEFVIVGILAEISSALDITIATAGTLVSAFAISFAIGTPIVMSMTGHLERRRLILRLLLAWILLNLASSFAPSYEVLLATRILTAILTGVLISLAMVVASDGVPVAKRGVAVSFIFGGFTLANVLGVPIGTFIGQHAGFEATFWLTTVMGIIAFLAVLKIVPVQQSTGSGSIKEQLGLLANPRILIAFFIPSFGFGATYVVYTYLVPILQTELGIAKTWISPILLAYGVVSIFSNILAGKIASKNPMGRLRFVFVVQAIVLAALYFTTASLPLGLFNIALMSLMSILLTTSTQIYLIDLAEKFNPEAKGLAASLMPVASNVGIAFGSALGGIVYANGPMMNTALVGGLVALVAALLTAISHRLDQRS; from the coding sequence ATGTCACCTACTACTCGTTTAAGTCGACGCGATTGGCTCTTGATTGCTACGTTGTCGCTCCTGACATTCGTTCTCGGAACAAGCGAATTCGTCATCGTCGGGATCCTCGCTGAAATCTCCTCAGCCCTTGATATCACGATCGCAACAGCCGGTACGCTCGTCTCGGCATTTGCCATCTCTTTTGCGATTGGTACGCCGATCGTCATGTCGATGACCGGTCATCTGGAACGGCGTCGCCTGATCCTACGTCTCTTACTTGCTTGGATACTATTGAATCTTGCCAGTAGTTTTGCACCAAGTTACGAAGTATTGCTCGCAACCCGCATTCTGACAGCCATCCTGACTGGTGTCTTGATCTCACTCGCAATGGTCGTCGCAAGTGACGGTGTACCTGTCGCGAAGCGCGGTGTTGCCGTCTCGTTCATTTTCGGTGGTTTTACACTTGCGAACGTTTTAGGTGTTCCGATTGGTACGTTCATCGGGCAACACGCTGGCTTCGAAGCCACGTTCTGGCTGACGACGGTCATGGGAATAATCGCGTTCCTCGCTGTTTTAAAGATCGTTCCGGTCCAGCAATCGACGGGTTCTGGTTCGATTAAGGAACAGCTCGGATTGCTCGCTAATCCACGAATCTTGATTGCTTTCTTCATTCCGTCATTCGGATTCGGGGCAACCTACGTCGTCTACACGTACCTTGTACCGATCCTGCAAACAGAACTTGGGATTGCGAAAACGTGGATTAGTCCGATCCTGCTCGCTTACGGCGTCGTCTCGATCTTCAGTAACATCCTTGCCGGCAAGATCGCTAGCAAAAATCCGATGGGACGCTTACGATTCGTCTTCGTCGTACAAGCAATCGTACTTGCTGCGTTATACTTCACGACAGCATCCCTTCCGCTTGGTCTGTTCAACATCGCCTTGATGTCGTTGATGTCGATTTTACTGACGACTTCGACACAAATCTACCTAATTGATCTCGCTGAGAAGTTCAATCCGGAAGCAAAAGGACTCGCTGCTTCATTGATGCCGGTTGCGAGTAACGTCGGGATCGCTTTTGGTTCGGCACTCGGTGGCATCGTCTATGCGAACGGTCCGATGATGAACACGGCACTCGTCGGTGGGCTTGTTGCGCTAGTTGCCGCTTTATTGACTGCAATCAGTCATCGCCTCGATCAACGGTCATGA
- a CDS encoding peptidoglycan DD-metalloendopeptidase family protein, producing MHGFWKGVSATAIAVASFASFAIPRADAATTFYKVKVMEDGLRARTGPSTSYGTVTSFEKGDTYKYLGRTGNWTKILYGSKKVYVSSTYVKKYSVTRIYKIKINVDNLRVRSSNSTSSAVVGSVDKGETFRYLGRTGDWIKFLYGGDKRFVHADYVSKYAVLTLTNSSGASKASTSTSKSFATPTSGPITQGYGKASGAYGYTFHNGIDYGAAKGTPVYATASGKVITSQFKGAYGNYVMVSHTVNGSPFISLYAHMNSRSVSVGQTVAQGQKVGTVGETGNAFGTHLHFELHKGSYVYSATSAGSSVNPLDYL from the coding sequence ATGCATGGTTTTTGGAAAGGTGTCTCGGCGACAGCCATCGCTGTCGCAAGTTTTGCATCATTTGCCATCCCGCGTGCGGATGCAGCAACGACGTTCTATAAAGTGAAGGTCATGGAAGACGGCTTACGCGCTCGGACGGGTCCTTCAACGTCTTACGGCACGGTCACGAGTTTTGAAAAAGGTGACACATACAAGTATCTCGGTCGGACAGGGAACTGGACAAAAATCCTCTACGGTTCGAAAAAAGTCTACGTCTCTTCTACATATGTTAAGAAATATTCTGTAACACGTATCTATAAGATTAAAATCAACGTCGACAATCTTCGCGTTCGTAGCAGCAACTCGACGAGCAGTGCAGTCGTCGGAAGTGTCGATAAAGGCGAAACATTCCGCTACCTCGGTCGGACAGGTGACTGGATCAAGTTCCTATACGGTGGCGACAAACGATTCGTTCACGCTGACTACGTCTCGAAATATGCTGTCTTGACACTGACAAACAGCAGTGGCGCATCAAAAGCCTCGACGTCGACGTCAAAAAGCTTCGCGACACCAACGAGTGGTCCGATCACGCAAGGATATGGTAAGGCAAGCGGTGCTTACGGCTATACGTTCCATAACGGTATCGATTATGGCGCAGCAAAAGGTACTCCAGTCTATGCGACAGCAAGCGGTAAGGTCATTACGTCTCAGTTCAAAGGCGCATACGGCAACTACGTCATGGTCTCACACACTGTCAACGGATCGCCGTTCATCAGTCTGTATGCACATATGAATAGCCGCTCCGTCTCGGTCGGTCAAACTGTCGCCCAAGGTCAAAAAGTCGGTACAGTCGGCGAGACAGGTAACGCTTTCGGGACACACTTACATTTTGAACTCCATAAGGGATCGTACGTCTACAGCGCAACATCAGCTGGTAGCAGCGTCAATCCACTCGATTACCTCTAA
- a CDS encoding peptidoglycan DD-metalloendopeptidase family protein produces the protein MKRTITTLAMSALVVSGFAATGTGKVEASSGSSYKVKIKADGLRVRTGPSLKHRIVDGVNAGQTFKYLGRTGNWTKIMHKGEKRFVYSGYVKKYSASSKSAKKASFSSSTGFMRPTSGSITQGYGNASGKYGYTFHNGIDFGAPTGTPVKAAAAGKVIKSSYQGAYGNHVMVQHKVNGISYTTVYAHLSKRSVFVGQSIPKGANIGAVGSTGNSSGSHLHFEIHRGNYVYSGSSAASSVNPLAFL, from the coding sequence ATGAAACGAACAATTACGACGTTAGCAATGAGCGCCCTCGTTGTTTCAGGTTTTGCAGCTACGGGTACAGGTAAGGTTGAAGCCTCTTCTGGCTCATCGTATAAAGTTAAAATCAAAGCAGACGGACTCCGCGTCCGGACTGGCCCATCGTTAAAACACCGCATCGTCGACGGCGTCAATGCGGGTCAAACATTCAAATACCTCGGTCGGACAGGAAACTGGACGAAGATCATGCATAAAGGTGAAAAACGCTTCGTCTATTCTGGTTACGTCAAGAAGTATAGCGCTTCTAGTAAATCAGCGAAGAAAGCATCATTCTCTTCGTCGACCGGATTCATGCGTCCGACAAGCGGATCGATCACACAAGGCTACGGGAATGCTAGCGGGAAATACGGCTACACGTTCCATAACGGAATCGACTTCGGAGCACCTACTGGAACACCAGTTAAAGCAGCTGCTGCCGGAAAAGTCATCAAATCGTCATATCAGGGAGCTTATGGTAACCATGTCATGGTCCAACATAAAGTGAACGGTATTTCGTACACAACGGTGTATGCTCACCTTAGCAAACGTTCTGTCTTCGTCGGTCAATCGATCCCGAAAGGCGCGAACATCGGAGCTGTCGGTAGTACAGGGAACTCTTCTGGATCACACTTGCACTTCGAGATACACCGTGGAAACTATGTCTACAGCGGTTCTTCAGCAGCAAGCAGTGTCAACCCACTCGCTTTCTTATAA
- a CDS encoding ABC transporter ATP-binding protein: MLEVHGLQKKYGKKPVLQGVSFSVPMDQLTCLIGLNGEGKSTILKAIAGLVPVNAGTVLIDGEINRNKIAFVPDIQTMPGYMTVGDALTYMADYYSDWNPATADELMRIFQLLSTDKITDLSKGNQAKVSLILGFALDRPYLLLDEPFAGIDLFTKEQIAGLFSSHFMEGRGILMTTHEIQEIEHLIDRVVFLQDGRIIDEHETEEMRELYGKSVQDRMREVYLR, translated from the coding sequence ATGCTTGAAGTCCATGGCTTACAAAAGAAATACGGTAAAAAACCAGTTCTTCAAGGCGTCTCGTTTTCCGTTCCAATGGATCAATTGACGTGTCTGATTGGACTAAACGGTGAGGGGAAATCGACGATCCTGAAGGCAATCGCAGGTCTTGTCCCGGTTAACGCGGGAACAGTTCTCATCGATGGCGAGATCAACCGAAATAAGATTGCCTTTGTTCCGGATATCCAGACGATGCCCGGCTACATGACGGTTGGTGATGCGCTGACGTACATGGCGGATTATTATTCCGACTGGAACCCGGCGACAGCGGATGAGCTAATGCGGATCTTCCAGCTACTCTCGACAGATAAGATCACGGACTTATCAAAAGGGAACCAAGCGAAGGTCAGCTTGATCCTCGGTTTCGCTCTCGATCGTCCGTACTTATTACTCGACGAACCATTCGCTGGGATCGATCTGTTTACGAAGGAACAGATTGCAGGATTATTCTCGAGTCACTTCATGGAAGGACGCGGCATCCTGATGACGACACACGAAATTCAGGAAATCGAGCACTTGATCGATCGAGTCGTCTTCTTACAGGACGGTCGAATCATCGATGAACATGAGACGGAAGAGATGCGAGAACTGTACGGGAAGTCGGTTCAGGACCGGATGCGGGAGGTTTACCTTCGATGA
- a CDS encoding OsmC family protein: MQATVTWNKQMGFSGQTESGHHLAMDAAPENGGENQAPRPTELLLHAVAGCTGIDIVSILEKMRLTITHFEMDIEGERAEDHPRRFTSISIHYRLEGDLPEDKVRRAISLSKDKYCSVSQSLNAEISVYYSINGVRSEDPL, encoded by the coding sequence ATGCAAGCGACAGTGACATGGAACAAACAGATGGGGTTTAGTGGACAGACGGAATCAGGGCATCATCTTGCGATGGACGCAGCACCCGAAAACGGTGGTGAAAACCAAGCACCACGACCGACCGAACTCTTGCTACATGCCGTTGCCGGCTGTACTGGAATTGATATCGTCTCGATTTTAGAGAAGATGCGCTTGACGATCACCCATTTCGAAATGGATATCGAAGGAGAACGGGCAGAGGATCATCCGCGACGTTTTACGTCGATCTCGATTCATTACCGGCTTGAAGGTGATCTCCCGGAAGATAAGGTCCGTCGTGCCATCTCGTTATCAAAGGATAAATATTGTTCGGTCTCGCAATCCCTGAATGCTGAGATTTCCGTCTATTATTCGATCAATGGTGTGCGGAGCGAGGATCCTTTGTGA